The Prosthecomicrobium sp. N25 nucleotide sequence GCCCGGAACTTCGGCGCCTTCTGCGCCGGGATCTTGATGGTCTCGCCGGTGCGCGGATTGCGGCCCTCGGAGGCGGCGCGCGCGGCCACGTTGAAGTTGCCGAAGCCGGCGATCTTCACGTCGTCGCCCTTGGACAGCGCGGCGGAGATCGCATCGAAGGTCGCGTCCACCGCCTCACCGGCGGCGGCCTTGGTCAGGCCCGTTTTGGTGGCGACCTCGGCGATCAGCTCGTTCTTGTTCATGCCTCAAGTTCCTTCTTGGTCTGGCCGGCCGGGCCCGCCGGACCCGGTCCTGCTGATGAACCTCGCGGCCGGGCGCAACCCGGCCTCGCGGGGAGGCCTCCGGGCCTCGCGCGGCTCGATCCGGACCCGGAGCCCTCGCGCGTCTGACGCCAGGGCCCGCGCCGCGACTTCAACGATGCAGGACCGAGCCGGCCCGCACGAGTCGCCCTCGCGGATCATGGGCTAGCCAAAAGCCCGGAAAACGCGCGGTCCGCAAGGCTTTTTCGCGCAGAGCGGCCACTTTTTCGAGCATCGGTGCCGCCTTTCGGGTCCCGGTCGCGCCCGATCGCGGCCCCCATAAGAAAAACCCCGCAGCCTTGCGGCTGCGGGGCTTCGATGGTCTTCGCCGGGTCGGCGTTCAGTGGGCGGTCACGCCGGACGCGTCGTCGTCGGCCGCGACCGGCGCGGTCGCCGGTTCCTCCCACTCGATCGGCTCGGGCAGGCGGGACAGCGCATGCTTCAGGACCTCGTCCATCCGGCTGACCGGCACGATCTCGAGCCCGCTCTTCACGTTCTCGGGGATGTCGGCCAGATCCTTGGCGTTGTCCTCCGGGATCAGCACCTTCTTGAGGCCGCCGCGCAGCGCCGCGAGCAGCTTCTCCTTCAGGCCGCCGATCGGCAGCACCCGCCCGCGCAGGGTCACCTCGCCGGTCATGGCGATGTCCTTCGAGATCGGGATGCCGGTCATCACGGAGACCATGCAGGTCGCCATGGCGATGCCCGCGGAGGGCCCGTCCTTCGGGGTCGCGCCCTCGGGCACGTGGACGTGCACGTCGCGCTTGTCGAAGAGCGGCGGCTCGATGCCGAAGTCGAGGGCCCGGGAGCGGACGTACGAGGCCGCCGCCGAGATCGATTCCTTCATCACGTCCTTGAGGTTGCCCGTCACCGTCATCTTGCCCTTGCCGGGCATCATGACGGCTTCGATCGTCAGCAACTCTCCGCCGACCTCGGTCCAGGCGAGGCCCGTCACCGCGCCCACCTGGTCCTCGCGCTCCGCCTCGCCGTAGCGGAAGCGGGGCACGCCGAGGTAATCCTCGAGCACCTTCATGTCCACCAGGACCTTGTCGGTCTTCTTCAGCACCAGATCCTTCGTGGCCTTGCGGGCCAGCGTCATGATCTCGCGCTCGAAGTTGCGCACGCCCGCCTCGCGGGTGTAGCGGCGGAGGATCTGCTTCAGCGCCTCGGGCGTGATCTCGAACTCGCCGGCGCCGAGGCCGTGGTCCTTCATCGCCTTCGGGATCAGGTGACGGCGCGCGATCTCGGCCTTCTCGTCCTCCGTGTAGCCCGCGATCCGGATGATCTCCATCCGGTCCATGAGCGGCGCCGGGATGTTGAGCGTATTGGCCGTGGTCACGAACATCACGTCCGAGAGGTCGTACTCGACCTCCAGGTAGTGATCCATGAAGGACTGGTTCTGCTCGGGATCGAGCACCTCCAGCAGCGCCGCCGACGGATCGCCGCGGAAGTCCATGCCCATCTTGTCGATCTCGTCGAGCAGGAAGAGCGGGTTGGACTTCTTGGCCTTGCGCATCGACTGCAGGACCTTGCCCGGCATGGAGCCGATATAGGTCCGGCGGTGTCCGCGAATCTCCGCCTCGTCACGCACGCCGCCGAGCGACATGCGCACGAACTCGCGCCCGGTCGCCTTGGCGATCGACTTGCCGAGCGAGGTCTTGCCGACGCCCGGAGGGCCGACGAGGCAGAGGATCGGCCCCTTCAGCTTGTTGGCGCGGGCCTGCACGGCGAGATACTCGACGATGCGCTCCTTGACCTTGTCGAGGCCGAAGTGGTCGGTGTCGAGCACCTCCTGGGCATGGACCAGGTCCTGCTTCAGCTTCGACTTCTTGCCCCAGGGCAGGCCCAGGAGCCAGTCGAGGTAGTTGCGCACCACGGTCGCCTCGGCCGACATCGGCGACATCTGCCGGAGCTTCTTCAGCTCGTTGCCGGCCTTCTCGCGGGCTTCCTTGGAGAGCTTGGTCTTCTTGATGCGCTCCTCGAGCTCGGCCAGCTCGTCGCGGCCGTCCTCGCTGTCGCCCAGCTCCTTCTGGATCGCCTTGATCTGCTCGTTCAGGTAGTACTCGCGCTGCGTCTTCTCCATCTGGCGCTTGACGCGCGTGCGGATGCGCTTCTCGACCTGGAGCACGGAAATCTCCGACTCCATGAAGCCGAGCACCTTCTCGAGCCTCTGCGAGACCGAGACGATGGCGAGCAGTTCCTGCTTCTCGGGGATCTTCACCGCGAGATGCGAGGCGACCGTATCGGCGAGCTTGGAATAGTCCTCGATCTGCGTGACGGTGCCCAGGACCTCCGGAGAGACCTTCTTGTTGAGCTTCACGTAGTTCTCGAACTCGCTCACCACTGAACGGGCGAGCGCCTCCATCTCGACCTTGGAGCCGACCTCCTCGGGGAGCGGCTTCACCTGGGCCTCGTAGAGGTCCTGGCGATCGGAGAACTTGACGATTTCGGCGCGGCTCGCCCCCTCGACGAGCACCTTGACGGTGCCGTCCGGCAGCTTCAGAAGCTGCAGCACGGAGGCGAGCGTGCCGATGGTGTAGATGGCGTCGGTCGCCGGATCGTCGTCCCCCGCGTTGATCTGGGTGGCGAGCAGGATCTGCTTGTCGGCGCGCATCACCTCTTCGAGCGCGCGAATGGACTTCTCGCGGCCGACGAAGAGGGGAACGATCATGTGCGGGAAGACGACGATGTCCCGGAGCGGCAGCACCGGATAGACGTCGGCGGATCCCCCGGCAGTGCGGGGCTTCTCGGTCATTGCTCTCATGTCCTTTCTCGTCGCACCTCGTCCCGGGCACGTGTCGCGGCCCCGAGGGAGGGCGGACCCGCGACGGCCCGGTGCGACGGTCCGGAGGGGTCAGGATCCCCCGGGCGACGCCACCGCTCTCGGCCGATTGCTTCCCGTCCCGATGGGCTGGGCCCGCGAAGCAGTCTCCGACGACCGTATCAGGTAGGTATTAGGTGGCTATGGGCACGGGGGGTGTCAAGGAAAACGCCCGCGCCTCCCACGGATATTCCACGCGTGGTGAAAGGCTTTTCGAAGCAAGGACTTGGCAGTCTCCGGCGCGGCCGGGCCCGAGCCGCGGCGGCCGGCCCCGCTCCGGCGATCGCGAGGCAACGTTACCGGATTGGCACAGGTGGGCCACTGGATGGGCCGCGCGAGGCGCGGGCCCGTCCCGCCCGTCTCATGCGCCGTCGGCGGGTCGGGCGAGGCCGAACATGAAAACGCCCGCCGGTAGGGCGGGCGCTTTCGAATCGAACCGGCGCGAGAACCTCAGGCCGACGTCGC carries:
- a CDS encoding HU family DNA-binding protein produces the protein MNKNELIAEVATKTGLTKAAAGEAVDATFDAISAALSKGDDVKIAGFGNFNVAARAASEGRNPRTGETIKIPAQKAPKFRAGKGLKDAVNG
- the lon gene encoding endopeptidase La, giving the protein MTEKPRTAGGSADVYPVLPLRDIVVFPHMIVPLFVGREKSIRALEEVMRADKQILLATQINAGDDDPATDAIYTIGTLASVLQLLKLPDGTVKVLVEGASRAEIVKFSDRQDLYEAQVKPLPEEVGSKVEMEALARSVVSEFENYVKLNKKVSPEVLGTVTQIEDYSKLADTVASHLAVKIPEKQELLAIVSVSQRLEKVLGFMESEISVLQVEKRIRTRVKRQMEKTQREYYLNEQIKAIQKELGDSEDGRDELAELEERIKKTKLSKEAREKAGNELKKLRQMSPMSAEATVVRNYLDWLLGLPWGKKSKLKQDLVHAQEVLDTDHFGLDKVKERIVEYLAVQARANKLKGPILCLVGPPGVGKTSLGKSIAKATGREFVRMSLGGVRDEAEIRGHRRTYIGSMPGKVLQSMRKAKKSNPLFLLDEIDKMGMDFRGDPSAALLEVLDPEQNQSFMDHYLEVEYDLSDVMFVTTANTLNIPAPLMDRMEIIRIAGYTEDEKAEIARRHLIPKAMKDHGLGAGEFEITPEALKQILRRYTREAGVRNFEREIMTLARKATKDLVLKKTDKVLVDMKVLEDYLGVPRFRYGEAEREDQVGAVTGLAWTEVGGELLTIEAVMMPGKGKMTVTGNLKDVMKESISAAASYVRSRALDFGIEPPLFDKRDVHVHVPEGATPKDGPSAGIAMATCMVSVMTGIPISKDIAMTGEVTLRGRVLPIGGLKEKLLAALRGGLKKVLIPEDNAKDLADIPENVKSGLEIVPVSRMDEVLKHALSRLPEPIEWEEPATAPVAADDDASGVTAH